A window of the Pseudomonadales bacterium genome harbors these coding sequences:
- a CDS encoding aspartate aminotransferase family protein — MFRITLNSAVGKGLSSGYAAINGVFGTDEIASTLSNEGFTPMYFTHSAQPMACAAATTVLQILRRESLLERAKNIGAQLKQRLTDQFSDHPHVAEVRGDGLMIALEFVKDKSTLECFDLECRVTDRLIEHALSEGVMFYPGGTGEYRDILCIGAPFIIGEQDIELMITVLKGSMDKVLPKASC; from the coding sequence GTGTTCCGCATCACGCTGAACAGTGCGGTAGGTAAGGGCTTATCTAGTGGCTACGCCGCCATCAATGGCGTGTTTGGTACCGATGAGATTGCCTCTACGCTGAGTAATGAAGGATTTACACCCATGTACTTCACCCACTCCGCTCAGCCGATGGCCTGCGCCGCGGCTACCACGGTATTGCAAATCCTGAGGCGCGAATCGTTATTGGAGCGGGCCAAAAATATTGGCGCTCAATTAAAACAGCGCCTGACGGATCAATTTTCCGATCACCCTCATGTGGCTGAGGTACGAGGTGATGGACTGATGATTGCCCTGGAATTTGTTAAGGATAAATCTACACTGGAATGCTTCGACTTGGAGTGCCGGGTAACCGACAGACTGATTGAGCATGCTCTATCCGAGGGCGTGATGTTCTATCCGGGAGGTACCGGTGAATACCGGGATATTCTTTGTATCGGTGCACCTTTTATTATAGGTGAACAGGATATCGAGTTAATGATAACGGTGCTTAAAGGGTCGATGGATAAAGTGCTGCCGAAGGCTTCCTGTTGA